The Deltaproteobacteria bacterium HGW-Deltaproteobacteria-4 genomic interval TATTTCAGCAAAGAGGCGGGCCGTGGCAAGCAGGAGACCCAGGGCAAGGAAGAGGACTGTGACTTCATGCGAAGAGAGAGACGCCATGGCAAGAGCATTTTCTTGAGAGGTCACATCCGGGGTTAAAGCCGAAAATCAGGTCTTCGGCTTTTCACTGCTACGCTCTTTGGCTTTCTTTGCTTCGTCGGAGGCGGGATAGACCTCGATCAGTTTTTTTCGCAGGGCGGCGGCTTTTTTCCCTTCTCCCATGGATTCAAAGGCGAGGGACTGTTTGTACAGGGCGGCGCTGGATTTGGGGTGGGTCGGAAATTTTTCGATGACATCCTGAAACTGCACAATGGCATTTTCAAAGTTCTTTTCCGAATAGTACCCCTCGCCGATCCAGTAGTAGGCGTTGGGGAGGAGTTCGCTTTGCGGCCGGGCCTTGATGAATTCTCCAAGGATCTCGCGTCCTCTGTTCACATCCCCTTTGTTGAGGATGAGATCCCGCCCCTGCTCGTAAAGGATTTCCGGTGTTACCGTCGGCTCCGCGGCCTTGGCGGCCCGAAGCTCAAGGAGATCGCTTTCTACTTTTAGAAGACGACCGTCGAGATTACCCAGGCGCAACGCGGCATCTTTTTGCGCGAAGAGCAGAGCGTCCTGCTCTTCGCGCCGTCGGGCCGAGGTGTCATCGATCAGGCCGCGCACGGTTTGGAGTTCGACCCGCAGGGCGTCCTGGCTGGCCTGTAAATCGGCCTGTCGTCTGGCCATTCCTTCAATTTGGCGTTCAACGGTTTCGCGACTCTGCCCCTGGTTTGAGATGCCCTGCTCCAGAGTGTAGATGCGACCCCGCAGGGAGAGAAGATCCTGATCGACACGCAGTTCGCGCTCCATCGGCATGCAGCCGCCAGTCAGCAGCGCCAGAGCGCCGAGAGTCGTTATGATGGTCTGGTTCTTTATCGTCATTCTGTGATCCTGCAGTTAGGGGAGGAGGATAAATTCGACGCGGCGGTTTTTCATCCAGGCACTTTCACCGGATCCGGTATCCAGGGGCTGCTCTTCGCCATAAGAGACCGTCTCCATCCGTCCCGCATCAATTCCGAGTTCGAGGAGATAAGCCCGGACGGATTCCGCCCGCCGTTCGCCGAGAGCGATATTGTATTGATCCGAACCGCGCTCATCGCAATGGCCGGCCAGCCGGAACCTCAGATTGCCTGCCTTTTTGAGGATGGCGGCATTGGCAGCGATGATGTTTCTTGCTTCATCACTGAGCAGATGCTGATCATAGGAAAATGGGACCACCTGTAAACCGGCAAGGACCGGTGTCTCCAGCGACGACAACGGTTCAGTCCTCATCGTTGTTTGCGGCGCCGCGAAGATCGTTTCTTCACGGATCTGGCCTTGATCGCCGCGGAGCGAATCGTCCATTGTCGTGGTCGAGGTTTGTTGTTGCAGGGCGGGGTCGGTCGTCGGGCTTTTTGCGGATTTCATCGCGCAGCCGAAGGTCATGGTCAGGGTAAGAATCATCAATAACGCCAGGAGGAAACGGGACATGGCAGGTTCCTTTCTTCTTCTGTTGAGGTGAATGAGGAGTGAAGCCGTCGGACTATAGCAAATATAACAGAAAAAAAACACCTTACCAGCGCGGGCTCCAGACCGGGTGGGTTGCCTCCAGGCCGGGGGAGGAGATGCGGCGCGGGTCCGCACCGTCGGCGCGCATTGCCCAGATCCCTTTGCCGCCGCTGTCGGAGGTATAGACGAGAAAGCGCCCGTCCGGGCTCCAGCGCGGGTGTTCCTTGTTGCCGCCCGCCGTTGTCAGGCGGCGCTCGTTACTTCCGTCGGGGCGGATGCTGTAAAGTTCGAAGCGCCCTTCTTCCAGACGGGCAAAGGCGATCTGTTCGCCATCCGGGCTCCAGGTGGGGGAAGTATCGTATTTGCCATTATAGGCCAGGCGCCGGGTCGCGCCGCTGCTCAAGTCGAGGATGAAGAGCTGCGGCGTGCCGAGGCGATCGGAGGTGAAGACGATCTGCTTGCCGTCCGGGGACCAGGAGGGATCGATGTCGATGGCCCAGTTGTTAGTCAAGCGTTTGATCACACTGCCGTCGCTGCCTAAAAGATAAAGTTCCGCATTCCCTTCAAAGGAGAGGGAGGCGACGAAGGATTTGCCGTCGGGGCTGAAACGAGCGCCGATATTGACCCCTTTGCGGCCGGAGATCTTCACTTCGCTGCCGCTATAGATCTCCTTGCGGTAAAGTTCCGGGCGACCGTTGCGATAGGTGGTGAAAACAACCTCGCGACTGGTGGCAGCGATGTCGGGGTTGAGGACCAGCGAGTGATGGGCGGTGAGAGGGAGGAGATTGCGCCCATCGGTCTCCATCATGTACAGCTCTTTCACTTTTCCCTTCTTGCCGACAAAGAGGATGCGTCCGGCAAAGGCGCCTTCTTCCCCGCCCAGGACTTTGAGGATCTGGTCGGCAAAGGCGTGTGCCATCTGCCGTTCATCGCCGGGGCGGCCGCGATAACGGCGGCCATCCAAAAGGCTCCCGGAGGGGACATCATAAAGGCGGGCATCAAAGACCAGTTCATTGCCGCTGACGCTGTAGGAACTTTTGACCAAAGCATCGACCGCGAGGATGCGCCACTGCGCGAAATCGACGTCGCTACTCGACAGCCCCGGTCTGGCGGCGTCACTCAAAAAAGAGCGGGGGTCGGCGAGGGTGAAGATGCCGCTCATGAGTAAATCGTTGTGCAGGGTTTCGCCAAAGGCGCTGCCGATGGGTGTTGTTACTCCTCCTGTCTGGGGGAGGGAGGGAGCGATGGCGAGAGGGATCGTCTGCTGACCCGGCCCGCTGATGACGATGGCCGCGGTTGCGGGGGTCAGGGTGGTGCCCCAGAGGAGCAGGGCGAGGAAGAGAAGTCCACATTTTTGTTTCATATGTTATTGCCCTTGTAGTTCTTCGAGGTTAAAGATAATCGTTTCTTTGTACGGTTTGCGCAGTGCCATGGGGAGCGGTTCCAGAGAGAGGAGCGCTCTTTCCAACGAATCGTTAAAACGGGAATCTGATGAATGACGGATAAAGCGTAGGGGTTTGCTCAGTTTTCCCGTCCTGTCAAACTCGACCTCCACTTCAGCGCTCAGGTCTTTCCTTTTGCGGTCCGGCCAGCTCCATTTCTTCCGGACGGCACTTTGCAGCCATTCGCCGATGGCGCTCCCGGCTTCGTCGCCGGTTCCGCTGGCACTCCCGACGGCGGCCGCTGCTGGCTGGGCCGATGTGGTCTTCTGCTTCATGGCGGCAATGGCGGCCTGCGCATCCTTCAGCTCGTCTTGCTCCGCCTTGCGTTGTTTCATTTTAGCAATGTCCGCGGCAATATCGTCATCCTTGCTCACCGCTGGTTTTTTGACCTCTTTCTCTTTGACGACAACTGGCTCCTTCGCTACTTTGGTCTGAGGGACAACCGGTTGCGGCGGTGTTGCCGCCGGTGGCGTCACAGCGACCGGTTCGGCAATCTTCCTGACCGCGCCGGCACTGCCGCGTTGCGGGTTGGCCACCGGCGGCGCCATGACCAGATCGACGTAGAGCGTCGGCGGGCGGCGCTTGCTGGTGGTGGGGGTGTACAGGAAGAGAGCCGCAACGATGATGTGGCTGAGCAGAGAGAAGCCGACTATCGCGAGGAAGAAGTTGTTTTCACGATCACTCCGGCGGACGCCGGTCGGGCGGAAGGAGGCGTTGCGGCGGCTATAGCGGCCGGTTGTCACTTCGCAGTCTCCTCCTGCTGTAATACCATCCCGACCTTCTCAATGCCGGCCGCGCGAATCGCCGCCATGGTTTTGGCGACGTGTTCGTAGGGAACCTTACCGTCGGCGGCGAGGAGAACCTGCCGCTCTTTGTTCCCCGCCGTCGCCTGGATCAGGACCGCGCCGAGTTTGTCGACCGAGGCGACCCGCGTCTTGCCGATGCTGATCTCACCGGCGGCACCGATCGTGACGGTCAGAGGTTCATCCTTGACACTCATGGCCGGCGCGTCCTTGACCTGCGGCAGATTGACATCGAGACCCTTGTCCATCATCGGCGCTGTCACCATAAAGATGACCAGCAGCACGAGCATGACGTCAACAAAAGGGGTGACGTTGATCTGCGAAAGGGCGGTGCGCCGCTGGCGTCCTCCCGATTGTGAACTCTCCATTATTCATCTCCGCGCTTGGCGCGCTGTACGATATTGAGGAATTCCTGGCTGAAATTATCCATCTCGCCGCAGAGGAGGTTGACCTTGTTGATAAAATGATTGTAGCCGATGACCGCCGGAATGGCCGCGACCAGGCCGATGGCGGTCGCGACGAGCGCTTCCGAGATCCCCGGGGCCACGCTCGCCAGGGAGGCATTGCCGGTGAGGCCGATTACGTGGAAGGCCCCCATAATTCCCCAGACAGTGCCGAACAGGCCGATGAAGGGGGCAGAGGAGCCGGTGGTGGCCAGGAAGTTCAGATACTTTTCAAGGCGATGCGTCTCCTGGGTGGTGGCCCGGCGCAGGGCGCGCCCGACATTGTCACCGAGCCAGGCGGCAGCTTCCGCCCCTTCGTTCTGGTGTTTGCGCACCTTCATCATCTCCTGATAACCCTCGCGATACAAGGTTGCCAGGGGGGAGCGGGGAAAAGCGTCGAGGTTTTTGGCGATGGCGTCGAAGCTCTTCAGCTTCCAGAAATCATCGAGAAAAGCGGCAGATTGCTTCATCGCCTGGCGAATCATCACCCCTTTGTAAAAGATGATGGCCCACGACACCACCGAAAAATAGAGCAAAACCAGCAGGACCAGTTGAACCACTAGGCCGGCATTTGAAATTAATTCCACGTTTGTCACCTCCGAAGATTTGAATGTGCGGATTATCCCCAGAAAGGGATTGCAAGTCAACGTCACATCGCGCAATTCGTTGCTGTGGCTTGTCGCAAAATGCCTTCCTGTGTTAGCTTCCGGAAAAATTAATCACGATAGGAAGATGACCATGAGTCAAGGATTAGGCCTCCTTTCCGGAGGGTTGGATAGTAGTCTCGCTGCCGCATTACTCCTGCGTCAGGGGATTGAAGTGACCGGTATTTCTTTTGTCACCCCTTTTTTCGGCGCCGCCAAGGCGCAAAAAGCCGCTGCCGCCCTCGGAATCCCGTTGATTGTCAAGGAGATCAGCGAAGAACACCTGCAGATGGTCAAAAATCCCCGTTACGGCTACGGCAGTAACATGAACCCTTGTATCGATTGCCACGCCATGATGTTCCGTCTCGCCGGCGAGATCATGGAGCAGCAAGGTTTTGACTTTATCTTCTCCGGGGAAGTCCTTGGGCAACGGCCGATGAGTCAGAACCGCAGCGCCCTGCTAGCGGTTTCCAAACATTCTGGCTATGCGCAGAAAATTCTCCGTCCCCTCTCGGCCCAGGTCCTGCCGATCACAGCCATGGAAGAATCCGGACTGGTCGATCGCGCCCGTCTCCTTGATATTCAGGGGCGTACCCGCCGCCGCCAGAAAGAGTACGCGGCCGCCTGGGGGATCAAGGATTATCCGGCGTCCGGCGGCGGCTGCCTCCTCACTGAGGAGCGTTTCAGCGACAAGCTCCGCGATCTCTTTGCCCACCATCCTGATGCCGATGTCCGCAGTGTTGAGCTACTGAAGATCGGCCGGCAATTTCGTCTCTCCCCGCGCGCCAAGCTCCTCGTCGGCCGCAATGAGGCGGATAACGAGCAGCTTTTTGCCCTGGCCGGCGTGGACGATTATCTGCTGAAAGTGCCGGATGTTGCCGGCCCCTGCGGCCTTCTGGTCGGCAGTCCTGATGCCGCCGACCAGGATCTCGCCTGTGCCATTGTCGCCTCTTATGGAAAATTACAGGATGAGGCAATAGTCGAAGTTCGGGTAAGGCGCGGCGACGAGGAGCAGCTTCGTTCTGTGGCGCCGGCAACGCGCACCCAGACCGCCGACCTGATTATTTAGAACGACAAAATTCCACCACCCCTAACCCCTTCTTGAATAAGGAGGGGGACTTGTGCTTGCTCCCCTCCTTATTCAAGGAGGGGTCGGGGGTGGTGCTTTTGATTGTATTCCAAGCGTGACAAAAATTATTTTTCGTGCATAATCGCCGGGTGTCGGGAAATTTCTTCCCGATCTTTTAATGCAGGAAAACAAGGAGGGGGCATGCTGTCACGTCTATTCATCGGGTTTATTCTACTCGTCATCATCACCTCACCCGCCGGAAGTTTCGCGGCGTCCGATTGTCCCCTTCTCGATAGCGCCGCCGCCACGGCCCAGCTCGAAATCCTCAGCGCCGAAGTCCTTTATCACAATCGCCTTTATTATCAGGAACTCCGTCCCGTCCTCAGTGACGCCGAGTATGACCGCCTTTATGCCCGGTTGGTGCGGCTGGAGGCCTGCTTTCCCTTGCTGGTCGCTGCCGATTCCCCGACGCGACGGGTGGGGGCGGAGGGGGTCGATCCGAAATTGACGATCGCCCATGCGCAGCCGATGCTCAGTCTGACTTCCAGCGCCGATGAATCGGCGGTCGCGGCGCTGTTGCAGCGGGTGAAAAAGGTCAAGGCGGGGAAGGTTCTTTATCTGGTTCAGCCGAAGTTTGACGGCCTGCCGGTGGAGCTCCTTTATCTGCAGGGAAAGCTGGTGGCGGCGGCGACGCGCGGCGATGGCC includes:
- the ygbF gene encoding tol-pal system protein YbgF — protein: MTIKNQTIITTLGALALLTGGCMPMERELRVDQDLLSLRGRIYTLEQGISNQGQSRETVERQIEGMARRQADLQASQDALRVELQTVRGLIDDTSARRREEQDALLFAQKDAALRLGNLDGRLLKVESDLLELRAAKAAEPTVTPEILYEQGRDLILNKGDVNRGREILGEFIKARPQSELLPNAYYWIGEGYYSEKNFENAIVQFQDVIEKFPTHPKSSAALYKQSLAFESMGEGKKAAALRKKLIEVYPASDEAKKAKERSSEKPKT
- a CDS encoding peptidoglycan-associated lipoprotein, translating into MSRFLLALLMILTLTMTFGCAMKSAKSPTTDPALQQQTSTTTMDDSLRGDQGQIREETIFAAPQTTMRTEPLSSLETPVLAGLQVVPFSYDQHLLSDEARNIIAANAAILKKAGNLRFRLAGHCDERGSDQYNIALGERRAESVRAYLLELGIDAGRMETVSYGEEQPLDTGSGESAWMKNRRVEFILLP
- the tolB gene encoding Tol-Pal system beta propeller repeat protein TolB: MKQKCGLLFLALLLWGTTLTPATAAIVISGPGQQTIPLAIAPSLPQTGGVTTPIGSAFGETLHNDLLMSGIFTLADPRSFLSDAARPGLSSSDVDFAQWRILAVDALVKSSYSVSGNELVFDARLYDVPSGSLLDGRRYRGRPGDERQMAHAFADQILKVLGGEEGAFAGRILFVGKKGKVKELYMMETDGRNLLPLTAHHSLVLNPDIAATSREVVFTTYRNGRPELYRKEIYSGSEVKISGRKGVNIGARFSPDGKSFVASLSFEGNAELYLLGSDGSVIKRLTNNWAIDIDPSWSPDGKQIVFTSDRLGTPQLFILDLSSGATRRLAYNGKYDTSPTWSPDGEQIAFARLEEGRFELYSIRPDGSNERRLTTAGGNKEHPRWSPDGRFLVYTSDSGGKGIWAMRADGADPRRISSPGLEATHPVWSPRW
- the tolR gene encoding protein TolR yields the protein MESSQSGGRQRRTALSQINVTPFVDVMLVLLVIFMVTAPMMDKGLDVNLPQVKDAPAMSVKDEPLTVTIGAAGEISIGKTRVASVDKLGAVLIQATAGNKERQVLLAADGKVPYEHVAKTMAAIRAAGIEKVGMVLQQEETAK
- the tolQ gene encoding protein TolQ, giving the protein MELISNAGLVVQLVLLVLLYFSVVSWAIIFYKGVMIRQAMKQSAAFLDDFWKLKSFDAIAKNLDAFPRSPLATLYREGYQEMMKVRKHQNEGAEAAAWLGDNVGRALRRATTQETHRLEKYLNFLATTGSSAPFIGLFGTVWGIMGAFHVIGLTGNASLASVAPGISEALVATAIGLVAAIPAVIGYNHFINKVNLLCGEMDNFSQEFLNIVQRAKRGDE
- a CDS encoding thiamine biosynthesis protein: MSQGLGLLSGGLDSSLAAALLLRQGIEVTGISFVTPFFGAAKAQKAAAALGIPLIVKEISEEHLQMVKNPRYGYGSNMNPCIDCHAMMFRLAGEIMEQQGFDFIFSGEVLGQRPMSQNRSALLAVSKHSGYAQKILRPLSAQVLPITAMEESGLVDRARLLDIQGRTRRRQKEYAAAWGIKDYPASGGGCLLTEERFSDKLRDLFAHHPDADVRSVELLKIGRQFRLSPRAKLLVGRNEADNEQLFALAGVDDYLLKVPDVAGPCGLLVGSPDAADQDLACAIVASYGKLQDEAIVEVRVRRGDEEQLRSVAPATRTQTADLII